A DNA window from Phragmites australis chromosome 11, lpPhrAust1.1, whole genome shotgun sequence contains the following coding sequences:
- the LOC133884815 gene encoding dynamin-related protein 12A isoform X2, whose amino-acid sequence MENLISLVNKLQRACTALGDHGEESALPTLWDSLPAIAVVGGQSSGKSSVLESVVGKDFLPRGSGIVTRRPLVLQLHRIDGDREYAEFMHLPRKRFTDFAAVRKEIADETDRETGRSKQISPVPIHLSIYSPNVVNLTLIDLPGLTKVAVEGQPDSVVQDIENMVRSYIEKPNSIILAVSPANQDLATSDAIKISREVDPKGERTFGVLTKIDLMDKGTDAVDILEGRSYRLQQPWVGVVNRSQQDINKNVDMIAARRREREYFTTTPEYKHLAPRMGSEYLAKMLSKHLEQVIKSRIPGIQSLITKTIAELETELNRLGKPIASDAGGKLYTIMEICRMFDGIYKEHLDGVRPGGEKIYHVFDNQFPVAIKRLQFDRQLSMENVRKLITEADGYQPHLIAPEQGYRRLIESCLVSIRGPAEAAVEALCSCIKYWTKVLRHVTPWPVHVYLPLLVLFSYLAILPL is encoded by the exons ATGGAGAACCTGATCTCGCTTGTCAACAAGCTGCAGCGGGCCTGCACCGCGCTCGGCGACCACGGCGAGGAGAGCGCCCTCCCCACGCTCTGGGACTCGCTCCCGGCCATCGCCGTCGTCGGAGGCCAG AGTTCTGGTAAATCCTCAGTGTTGGAGAGCGTGGTTGGGAAGGATTTCCTACCGAGGGGTTCAG GCATTGTCACCCGGCGTCCGCTGGTGCTGCAGCTCCATAGGATTGATGGAGACAGGGAATATGCCGAGTTTATGCACCTTCCCAGGAAGAGATTTACAGATTTTG CCGCTGTGAGGAAGGAGATAGCTGACGAAACTGACAGAGAAACTGGTCGTTCAAAGCAAATATCACCTGTCCCTATCCACTTAAGCATATATTCTCCAAACG TTGTGAATCTGACTCTTATTGATCTTCCTGGGCTTACTAAAGTTGCTGTTG AGGGTCAACCGGACAGTGTTGTTCAGGACATTGAAAACATGGTTCGCTCGTACATTGAGAAG CCCAATAGTATTATTCTGGCTGTTTCCCCAGCCAATCAGGATCTTGCAACTTCTGATGCAATCAAGATTTCACGGGAAGTTGATCCCAAAG GTGAAAGGACTTTTGGTGTGCTCACAAAGATTGATCTCATGGATAAGGGCACTGATGCTGTTGAT ATACTGGAAGGAAGATCTTATCGGCTCCAACAACCATGGGTTGGTGTTGTTAATCGATCCCAGCAAGATATCAATAAGAATGTGGACATGATTGCTGCTAGGCGTAGAGAGCGTGAGTATTTCACAACTACACCAGAATACAAGCACCTTGCCCCTAGGATGGGATCAGAATATTTAGCAAAGATGCTCTCGAAG CATTTGGAACAAGTGATTAAATCAAGGATCCCAGGCATCCAATCTCTTATAACAAAGACAATTGCAGAGCTGGAAACTGAACTTAATCGACTTGGAAAGCCCATTGCTAGCGACGCTGGG GGAAAGTTGTACACAATCATGGAAATATGCCGTATGTTCGATGGTATTTACAAAGAGCATCTGGATGGAGT GCGCCCTGGCGGTGAGAAAATTTACCACGTCTTTGACAATCAATTTCCTGTAGCTATTAAACGGTTGCAGTTTGATAGACAACTGTCAATGGAAAATGTGAGAAAGCTTATAACAGAAGCTGATGGATACCAGCCTCACTTGATAGCTCCAGAGCAAGGATATCGACGCCTTATAGAATCTTGTCTTGTTAGTATCAGAGGTCCTGCTGAGGCGGCTGTTGAGGCG TTATGTTCATGTATCAAATATTGGACCAAAGTTCTGCGGCATGTCACCCCTTGGCCAGTTCATGTGTATCTCCCCTTGTTAGTCTTATTTTCTTATTTGGCAATACTACCCTTATAG
- the LOC133884946 gene encoding wax ester synthase/diacylglycerol acyltransferase 11-like: protein MDPGATVDPASSSTSTLRKRLASIDTSRRGDGPREPAAPRPERESKARQGHEQEASSMAPAEEQVEADQAAGRDVEAGEPMSPAGRLFRETHFNCYIVAVIGLGSAVDVAAVRAGLEATLVRHPRFCSVQVLDDVKKEARPRWVRTTVNLDDHIIFPHLDPTTTSANPDLAVEDYLSSLSTKPMDHSYPLWEFHILDFPTSEAAATVAVRMHHSLGDGISLLSLLIACTRSAADPARLPELRTAPRRSGPVHARPRPPLSAGFAALVVWAWSYVVLAWHTLVDVARFVATSWFLRDARTPFMGSEGVEFRRKRFVHRTLSLDDVKFVKNAMKCTVNDVLIGVTSAGMSRYYFRKTSDADSKRKTSQQNICVRSALLVNIRKTPGLHALAEMMDSSKHNNAKWGNQIGYIILPFHIAMHDDPLEYIRQGKRTAERKKASLEAVFTYWSGNLIIKLFGIKVAAALCYGMFTNTTMSFSSMVGPDEKVELRGHPIVYIAPSVYGHPHALTVHYQSYMNSVKLVLAVDDAQFPDSHQLLDDFYESLRLIRQAASIR, encoded by the exons ATGGATCCTGGCGCGACGGTCGACCCCGCCAGTTCCAGCACGTCCACGCTGCGGAAGCGGCTGGCCTCTATTGACACGTCTCGACGAGGAGATGGCCCGCGAGAGCCCGCAGCGCCGAGGCCAGAGCGGGAGAGCAAGGCGCGGCAGGGGCACGAGCAGGAGGCGAGCTCGATGGCGCCGGCGGAGGAGCAGGTGGAGGCGGATCAGGCGGCGGGGAGGGACGTGGAGGCGGGGGAGCCGATGAGCCCCGCGGGGCGGCTGTTCCGGGAGACGCACTTCAACTGCTACATCGTGGCCGTGATCGGGCTGGGCTCGGCGGTGGACGTCGCGGCGGTGCGCGCGGGGCTGGAGGCCACCCTCGTCCGCCACCCACGCTTCTGCAGCGTCCAG GTGCTGGACGATGTGAAGAAGGAGGCGAGGCCGCGGTGGGTACGGACCACCGTGAACTTGGACGACCACATCATCTTTCCCCACCTGGACCCCACCACCACGTCGGCCAACCCGGACCTGGCCGTGGAGGACTACCTGTCGTCCTTGTCCACGAAGCCCATGGACCATTCCTACCCGCTGTGGGAGTTCCACATCCTCGACTTCCCGACCTCCGAGGCGGCCGCCACCGTCGCTGTCCGCATGCACCACTCCCTCGGCGACGGCATCTCGCTGCTGTCCCTCCTCATCGCATGCACCCGCAGCGCCGCGGACCCGGCGAGGCTGCCGGAGCTGCGGACCGCGCCGCGCCGGTCGGGCCCCGTGCACGCCCGGCCGCGCCCGCCGCTGTCCGCCGGGTTCGCGGCGCTCGTCGTGTGGGCGTGGTCGTACGTCGTGCTCGCGTGGCACACCCTGGTGGACGTCGCGCGCTTCGTGGCCACGTCGTGGTTCCTGCGCGACGCGCGCACGCCGTTCATGGGGTCAGAGGGCGTCGAGTTCCGCCGCAAGCGCTTCGTGCACCGCACCCTCAGCCTCGACGACGTCAAGTTCGTCAAGAATGCCATGAAGTGT ACTGTCAACGATGTACTGATTGGAGTGACTTCTGCAGGAATGTCGAGGTATTATTTCCGGAAGACAA GTGACGCTGACAGCAAGAGGAAAACATCACAGCAAAACATTTGCGTGCGATCAGCTCTCCTTGTTAACATTAGGAAAACACCTGGCTTACAT GCATTGGCAGAAATGATGGATTCTAGTAAGCACAACAATGCAAAATGGGGAAATCAAATTGGTTACATCATACTACCTTTCCATATAGCCATGCATGATGATCCTCTTGAATACATCCGCCAAGGGAAAAGGACAGCGGAAAGGAAGAAGGCGTCATTAGAAGCAGTCTTCACATACTGGAGCGGGAACCTAATAATCAAACTTTTTGGCATCAAG GTAGCAGCAGCTCTGTGCTATGGTATGTTCACTAACACCACCATGTCATTCTCAAGCATGGTCGGGCCAGATGAGAAGGTGGAGTTACGTGGCCATCCAATCGTCTACATTGCCCCCTCTGTGTACGGGCATCCACAT GCTCTGACTGTACATTACCAAAGTTACATGAACTCTGTCAAGCTTGTCCTGGCGGTGGATGATGCTCAGTTTCCAGATTCCCATCAACTTTTGGATGACTTTTACGAGTCCCTCAGGCTTATCCGGCAGGCAGCTTCAATAAGATGA
- the LOC133885631 gene encoding cytochrome b561 and DOMON domain-containing protein At3g61750-like — protein sequence MGSMACAAVAAALVVVGLASVATAQMDSCNGELPPVLAANYSGLACQPVWNNFVLRYHQDKNNVLRIVLSTMYSTGWVGMGFSRDGLMIGSSAMVGWMGKKGLPHIRQFALRGKSSSKVVVNRGFLVSNDHDHTVVVQQAKIYLAFQLKFSYHLTHQHIILAFGPGIPVKNKLTKHQDKTSFTFDFTTGKASVDGSFPYGLRRAHGALNVFAWGVLMPIGAILARYFRRMDPLWFYLHVGFQFVGFIIGLAGVVAGVALYNKIQADVPAHRGLGIFVLFLGILQILAFFLRPNTDSKYRKYWNWYHHWAGRLALFFAAVNIVLGIHVGGADNSWKIGYGFNLAVILIAVIALEFMLWTRWSKNSTSTPTY from the exons ATGGGTAGCATGGCGtgtgcggcggtggcggcggcgctggtCGTCGTGGGGTTGGCGTCGGTGGCGACGGCGCAGATGGACAGCTGCAACGGCGAGCTGCCGCCCGTGCTCGCCGCCAACTACTCGGGGCTGGCTTGCCAGCCGGTCTGGAACAACTTCGTGCTCCGG TATCACCAGGACAAGAACAACGTCCTGCGAATAGTCCTGTCCACGATGTACAGCACGGGCTGGGTGGGCATGGGGTTCTCGAGGGACGGCCTCATGATCGGCTCCAGCGCCATGGTGGGGTGGATGGGTAAGAAGGGGCTCCCTCACATCCGTCAGTTCGCGCTGCGCGGCAAGTCCAGCTCCAAGGTCGTCGTCAATCGGGGGTTCCTCGTCTCCAACGACCACGACCACACCGTCGTCGTGCAGCAGGCCAAGATCTACCTCGCCTTCCAGCTCAAGTTCTCGTACCACCTCACCCACCAGCACATCATCCTGGCATTCGGGCCCGGCATCCCGGTGAAGAACAAGCTCACCAAGCATCAGGACAAGACGTCGTTCACCTTTGATTTCACGACGG GTAAAGCTTCTGTCGACGGGTCCTTCCCCTATGGTCTGAGGCGGGCGCATGGCGCGCTCAACGTGTTCGCGTGGGGCGTCCTGATGCCGATCGGCGCCATCCTGGCGCGCTACTTCCGGAGGATGGACCCTCTCTGGTTCTACCTCCACGTCGGGTTCCAGTTCGTCGGGTTCATCATCGGCCTCGCCGGCGTGGTGGCCGGCGTGGCGCTGTACAACAAGATCCAGGCGGATGTCCCGGCGCACAGAGGCCTCGGCATCTTCGTCCTCTTCCTTGGCATCCTGCAG ATTTTGGCGTTCTTCCTGAGGCCGAACACTGACTCCAAGTACCGGAAGTACTGGAACTGGTACCACCACTGGGCGGGCAGGCTGGCGCTCTTCTTCGCGGCCGTCAACATCGTGCTCGGGATCCACGTCGGCGGCGCCGACAACTCGTGGAAGATCGGCTACGGGTTCAACCTGGCCGTCATCCTCATCGCCGTCATCGCGCTGGAGTTCATGCTGTGGACGAGGTGGTCCAAGAACAGCACCTCGACTCCGACGTACTAA